The sequence below is a genomic window from Maylandia zebra isolate NMK-2024a linkage group LG18, Mzebra_GT3a, whole genome shotgun sequence.
TCCTTCACAACCTTTTAGAGTTCAACCCAATCAcagacacattaaaaataaGGAATGATGTAGCCTTAGCCTGACTGGCCTTTTGCAGTTCTGTTATAGTGCGTGTGCAGCTATTGAAGACTTTTTACGATGGTAACCATGTTAAATGTTCTTTACCCCTCTGACCAAATATGCATAATCTCATAATTTCTGTACTACTGACAACAAAAACTTTAAGAACACCACATCTTTGGGGGGAACTGGCTGatgtggacagtagttgtggTGTAGTGAGAGGGGTGGAGAACTGAAGAGCCATCTTGCGTCTGTCTCTATGTATGGCAGTTTCTGTGTGtggtatgaaaacaaacaaaaagaaagcaaaactcaaaaataaaacctaaCAAGGTGTGTGGATCTCATGACAGCAGACGTGTGTGTAGCTGTGTTCAACAAGCACAATCCTGATGGGACCTCTGAGGCTGCTCGCTGAGCTGTGGCCCCTGTTTAGCTCCGGTGATGGTGGGGTCGTTGTTATCCAGACTCTCTGCCATCCTCTCACAGATGATGTCCACGAGCCGCTCGAATGTCTGCTTCACGTTAATGTTGTCTTTAGCGCTTGCTTCAAAGAACTCAAAACCTGGCAGAAGGGGTGACAGAGACAGATGCGCTGTGGTTACACTTATTGTTTCAATGTGCAGCTTATCCTCTTAACCCAGTGATCTCATCGTGGCAAGACATATCAAGACTAGTCAGGCAGGCAGCTCAAGTCTGATGACATTTTCCTTTATATCAGAGGACTGAAGAGATTTTAAAACCTGTCTCCCTTTGACTGGTGGTCTGAGATCGAACCAAATAGTCTAAGAGTATAAAAAACATCCTTCTCAAAGCTGCAGCTACTTAGCTTCTTTGTGCATTTCCATGTTTGTAATTTCTTAAGTTCTGATGATCTGATCTCTGTTAAACTTCAGATATCTTGTGTAATGCTCATGTTAGCAGTTCACTTTTGCTTAATTGCCTTTAATTTAGAGTTACAGTACTGTGCACAAGTCTtcagccacccctcatttctttatgttttgcaaGGATAGTGGGAAACGTGCAAAAATACATagaaaaaagtatataaaaaggcaaaaaacagttctccaggcttcttgaaggacattcagagcttgtctttggatgttggctgtttttgttctgttatctgtcaagatgatcccacaatGCTTCAGTATttttgaggtctgggctctggggaggtcAATTAATGACCAACAGTGTACTTGTTCTTGTGTATTTTGGCACACCATGGCATTTTATAACATGttttccttccttaagaatggcttcttgacagctgcCCTTCcattgagaccatttctgatgaggctttaaTAAAAGGCAGCTCAATCAACTGGAAGGTCAGATGCATCTCTTAAGTCCTGTGTTAGGTCTGTGTTGATTTTcctattttttaaattcaaattcaaatttcaaattcaaatgtaaattttatttgtcacgtacacagtcatacacagtacgatatgtagtgaaatgcttggacaactgctcgtgacctaaagaaaacaaaaaaggaaaaggctatgaataagataggaaataaatatgaaaaattaaaaagggtaaatttaactaggtgggaataaaatataaattaaggttaaaaatgaaataactgtacaacacaaattagaatgaagggtaaatttaactgggaagaataagataaaatatataaattaaagttgaaaataaaataactgtacaacaaaatacacaatatagaactatataagaatgtatgaagaaatataaataaatatatacacaataacagcagctgtacaagtattaactggaaatgaagaatatagtaaccagtgttgtgcaatccacattatgtcttctgcagtgcaaatatgcttaaagtgatttaagtgatgaagtgaaaacaatgtccagaatgtccagtgtgtgtgtaagaaccatatgtgtgggtcagtactgtgtggtggtgtgattgagaaaccgtatcgcctgcgggaagaagctcctcctcagtctgtctgtgttggtcttcagggagcggaatcgctttcctgacctcagcagagagaacagtctgttgttgggatggctgaggtccttcacgatcttcctggccttggtccagcaccgcctgctgtagattgagtgcaggtcagggagctcggagcggatggtgcgctcagctgaccgcacaaccctctgtagagctcgtctgtcctgcatggtgctgttcccgaaccaggttaagatgtttcccgtcaggatgctctctatggtgcacgagtaaaagttcctgagcaccttggagggcagttggaagtctctcaaggtGCTCaggaggtggtagagacgctgtcgggcctttttcaccacggtgttgatgtgacaggaccatgacaggtcctgcgtgatgtgaactccgaggtatttgaagctgtccactctctccactgggcactcgttgatgacgggggtctggtagttcctctcctgcttagtgctgaagtccactatcagctcctttgtcttactgacgtttagaaggaggttgttcctctggcgccagttctccagattcctaatctccttcaggtaggccatctcgttgttatcagagatcaggcccaccacgacggtgtcgtcaacaaacttgatgatggtggtggagctggtagtggccacacagtcatatgtgtacaaagagtacagcagggggctcagaacacacccctggggggctccagtgctgagagtggtggaggctgagacatgtccgcccatccttactgcctgtggtctgccagttaggaagttggagatccacagacacatagatgagctgagtcccagatgctccagcttggtggtgagtgtggagggaattatggtgttaaatgcagagctgtagtctatgaagagcattttaacataattcccccttctagtgtccaagtgagtgagtgatgtgtggaggagatgagagatggcatcgtctgtggaacgatttggacggtaagcgaactgtagtgggtccagtgtgtctggtagtgaagaaatgatgaagtctctgaccaggcgttcaaagcacttcatcactactgaggtgagggctacagggcgatagtcattgagagaagcagggtggggtttcttcgggacaggaacaatgatggactctttgaagcatgtggggatcaccgactgagataaagagatgttgaatatctcagtgaacacaggagctagctggtatgcgcagtctcttaggatacgacctgggatgccgtctggtcctgctgctttcctggtgttcactcttttgaaggctctccttacttcatgctcggagatgacgagcacgtttccggtgctggcagtatcttcctgtctgcagccgttagcgccgctagcactagcattgttggagtccttagctgcagcctcgaagcgagcatagaaagtgttcagctcgtctgccagagtcacggccgcgttcgtcataccggtttaACAACATAATCAAGGATATGATTTACCTGCTGCAGACATTTTAGGCCTGCTACATCTTCTTgggtcctccacttgtccagttttctcaaaacattttttgacacacTGAACATCACCATGTTAgtgaaaaaaactattttatgtctgtcaaatTGGCAgttttcatagattcagctaaagaaatggtgacagatgatgtgtttctccaacagcctgctagtaacaaagtgcctgtccaaagaaaaactcagAAAGCCTTGAGGACTGTTGTTCAAGAGCACTCTAAACATTATAAGCAAGTCTGGCTCCTTGTATAAACAAGTGaggagtggctcaagacttttgcacagcactgtattaTACTACTACTCTTACAACCTCTCATCCCACTTAAAACGTTGTCTGTAATGTTTTATGATGGCTGCGATGAAGGCCACAAGcccaaacacacattaaaacgATAACATTTCTCTGTAAGAGCTGCTGCAGCTTTAACCTCTTGCAAACATCAGTTTCACACACAAATGAAACGATGCAGTGCAGCAAAGCTGAAGAGGACATTAAACAGATATTAAGCATTAAGTTTGCTCCCATAACGACAGcctcacaaacaaacagtctAATCAAAACTTGGCCATCGGAATAAACTTAAATATTCCTGGAAATGGGAGATACACACCCAGAGTGATACAACACCACACACAGTGTCCAGTTTTCATTCTGACCAAATGACTTACCCAGCTGTTCTGACAGCTGTCGGCCCCTCTCTGCAGCCACCACTCGCTCGTCTTCCATATCACACTTGTTCCCCACCAACAGGACCTGAGCGTTGTCCCACGAGTATGTCTTGATCTGGGTCGACCTGTTTGCAAAAACAGGATGGTTTAATGTTCTGACTCACAGAATCTCACAAGCATTTTTTGACATTAAAGCAATTTAATCAGAAAATATTTTGACACATCAGCAGTGACATACACTTCTTCCATCTGTGTTGCAAACACAGAGTTAGAAAAACCAACGGTTATTTTTAACATCACTGTGCATTTGTTTGCTGATTTCAGTAATGACCTACTGTAGTCTAATGATGTATTAGACTATCTCCATGTAGTGGAACCACAGCTGTACATCTCAAATTTAGATGGAGGATACGCTGAACTCAAAAGGAAAGCTGAGCGAAATTAAGAGAAAATAAGATTGCAGCTTAATGAGTCACCACTCTCACAGACAGACAATCAGCCGTCCCTCACCAGTCTTGCACAGCGTTGAAGGATTCCTCATTGGTAATGTCATACATGAGGATGAAGCCCATGGCACCCCTGTAGTAGGCTGTGGTGATTGTCCTGTAGCGCTCCTGCCCAGCAGTGTCCTACATTCAGAGACATTTTTGAGAATATGCAGGATTATTGTGAGCAGAGGACAAAGAACACTGACGAGGCACCTGCAATGGATTTGTGGCTGTGCAAGAGTCTCCAAACTCCCATGAGCATTACACATTCTTGTGGTGTTTCATGTAATGAGTACTTGGTTCCAGTGTCAGGCTTTATGGCTCGTATTAAGTACCCTTCAAGGGTTTacacaacaaataaaatgaatCTAGGCACAGAAGAGGCCAGTTCTGGTACTGATTAGCGACACACGATAAGACAGACTCCACTGTCACTAATACGATGGGCAggaaaaatctgtattttaatAAGCAATAAGGTAAAAGGGAAATTCATGATAACTCTGAATATGATGAAATCTAATTTGTTTGCCAGTTTGAAAAGCTGGAGGAATTCATGTTTAGTGTTAGCTGGCAACGTTCTCAAAATGGATTTATCATTTTGCACGTTTCAAAGTATCAAGCTGCATGTGAGCATGCTAGGATCTGATTGGCTCAGGCAGTGAGTGTGAGCCGCCGCTCAGGTGTCAACGTTCTCTTAATTATAGTGAAACTACACAATGATGAACCAACTATGTGTGAGGCCTTGAGGCGGACTTCAAACAAGTATAACAAGTATGCTTACGGTAAGTGCTGTCTCCATCTGTCCATGAGTATAATTAGTCAGATAAATAGACTTCCTTTAACTTTGAGAAACTGGATTTGCAATCTGCTGTTGTTTTATATAGAATAACAATCATGTAAAAATATGAGTGCAAGTGTGTGCAGCAGTCATATGGACTTaaaccactaaaaaaaaaaaaatcataaacatGCACGCACTGCAGGCTGCATTTGGTTCAATTTAATTAGCTCTCCAGCTGTCCAACTCCACTGCAGCATAAGAAAATCTTGATTTCAGTttgaacatttaaaaattaTGTAATGTAGTGGAACTTATATTATAGTGCCTACTGCAAGTCTCATTCACACTATCACGCATACATTCACAActcaattaaattcaattttatatacATGTGCAGCtccaaatcataacaacaacagaaaaacccaacaatcaaactacatcctatgagcaagcgcttggtGATAGCGCAAAAGAAAAGCTCCCTTTTACTAGGAAGACCTTGTGGTTCAGCTTCTTGCTCAAGGATACTTCATTACATGGAATGGAGAAGCTGGGGATCAATCAGTGACTGGCAGACACCTTTCACCAGTTACCCTCTCA
It includes:
- the rab3aa gene encoding RAB3A, member RAS oncogene family, a, whose translation is MMASANATYGQKESTDQNFDYMFKILIIGNSSVGKTSFLFRYADDSFTPAFVSTVGIDFKVKTIYRNDKRIKLQIWDTAGQERYRTITTAYYRGAMGFILMYDITNEESFNAVQDWSTQIKTYSWDNAQVLLVGNKCDMEDERVVAAERGRQLSEQLGFEFFEASAKDNINVKQTFERLVDIICERMAESLDNNDPTITGAKQGPQLSEQPQRSHQDCAC